One region of Lytechinus pictus isolate F3 Inbred chromosome 8, Lp3.0, whole genome shotgun sequence genomic DNA includes:
- the LOC135155270 gene encoding prostatic spermine-binding protein-like: MGRGNNNDRNVHDCAGAADGVAEDDDDDYYDDSSISGGGDEDDDKDDDDNDDDDIDEEEVDDYDDYDDKEEDVDDDADDDRNYNGDADDNDDDSGDDYDENDDDDYDDHDDDDDDDDEYDDGDDGDVHIDDGEV; encoded by the exons ATGGG GCGTGGAAATAACAATGATCGAAATGTGCATGATTGCGCTGGTGCTGCTGACGGCGTCGccgaagatgacgatgatgattattatgatgatagtAGTATTAGTGGTGGAggagatgaggatgatgataaggatgatgacgataatgatgacgatgatattgatgaagaGGAGGTGGATGATTACGACGATTATGATGATAAGGAGGAGGATGTTGATgacgatgctgatgatgatcGTAACTATAATGGTGATgcggatgataatgatgatgatagtggtgatgattatgacgagaatgatgatgacgattatgatgatcatgatgatgatgatgatgatgatgatgaatacgatgacggtgatgatggcGATGTTCATATTGACGATGGTGAGGTATGA